A genomic window from Ascaphus truei isolate aAscTru1 chromosome 1, aAscTru1.hap1, whole genome shotgun sequence includes:
- the LOC142466506 gene encoding uncharacterized protein LOC142466506, which yields MERPSPHSWGTQKPHCISPPLWRRNYFDVSQDAVAEVPCPVAEVPCPVAEVPCPVAEVPCPVAEVPCPVAEAPCPVAEVPCPVAEAPCPVAEVPCPVAEVPCPVAEVPCPVAEAPCPVAEAPCPVAEAPCPVAEAPCPVAEAPCPVAEVPCPVAEVPCPVAEVPCPVAEAPCPVAEAPCPVAEVPCPVAEVPCPVAEAPCPVAEAPCPVAEVPCPALHRWVARLSVSPI from the exons ATGGAGAGACCCTCACCGCATAGCTGGG GCACCCAGAAACCTCACTGCATATCACCTCCACTGTGGCGCAGAAACTACTTCGATGTGAGCCAGGACGCGGTGGCGGAGGTCCCTTGCCCGGTGGCGGAGGTCCCTTGCCCGGTGGCGGAGGTCCCTTGCCCGGTGGCGGAGGTCCCTTGCCCGGTGGCGGAGGTCCCTTGCCCGGTGGCGGAGGCCCCTTGCCCGGTGGCGGAGGTCCCTTGCCCGGTGGCGGAGGCCCCTTGCCCGGTGGCGGAGGTCCCTTGCCCGGTGGCGGAGGTCCCTTGCCCGGTGGCGGAGGTCCCTTGCCCGGTGGCGGAGGCCCCTTGCCCGGTGGCGGAGGCCCCTTGCCCGGTGGCGGAGGCCCCTTGCCCGGTGGCGGAGGCCCCTTGCCCGGTGGCGGAGGCCCCTTGCCCGGTGGCGGAGGTCCCTTGCCCGGTGGCGGAGGTCCCTTGCCCGGTGGCGGAGGTCCCTTGCCCGGTGGCGGAGGCCCCTTGCCCGGTGGCGGAGGCCCCTTGCCCGGTGGCGGAGGTCCCTTGCCCGGTGGCGGAGGTCCCTTGCCCGGTGGCGGAGGCCCCTTGCCCGGTGGCGGAGGCCCCTTGCCCGGTGGCGGAGGTCCCTTGCCCGGCTTTAC ATCGTTGGGTCGCCCGTCTGTCCGTGTCACCGATCTAA